The proteins below are encoded in one region of Mangifera indica cultivar Alphonso chromosome 7, CATAS_Mindica_2.1, whole genome shotgun sequence:
- the LOC123220910 gene encoding serine/threonine-protein kinase-like protein ACR4 has protein sequence MENLSFVTRDFPIWVFKSSIWKAGFFVLVLVFSNFLCLVCGLGSMSSIASSYGEKGAVFCGLKSDGSHIVTCYGSNSAVIYGTPSHLPFIGLTAGDGFVCGLLMDTNQPYCWGSSGYIQLGVPQPILKGAEYVEISAGDYHLCGLRKPLTGKWRNYSYVDCWGYNMTKNYVFDGQIQSISAGSEFNCGLFSQNKTVLCWGDETSSRVISLIPKEMKFQKIAAGGFHVCGILEGVNSRAFCWGRSIDIEEEIPVPSSGQMNVDLPPNDPMFSIVGGRFHACGIKRNDYGVLCWQFVVKPNTPPPSGVKVYEIAAGDYFTCGVLQDKSLHPVCWGVEFPASLPLAVSPGLCKTTPCAPGSYEISDEHAPCKSPNSHVCLPCSNSCPAEMYQKAECTLKSDRVCVYNCSSCSSVECFSNCSSLLYNGVAGKKNERFWSMQLPVIVAEVSFAVFLVTVISLTAILYVRYKLRNCNCSAKGSSKSCKGSGVNASYQKDNGKIQPDLDELKIRRAQMFSYEELERATGGFKEESQVGRGSFSCVYKGVLTDGTIVAVKKAIMSSDKQKNLKEFHTELDLLSRLNHAHLLNLLGYCEEGGERLLVYEFMAHGSLHQHLHGKNKALKEQLDWIRRVTIAVQAARGIEYLHGYACPPVIHRDIKSSNILIDEEHNARVADFGLSLLGPADSSSPLAELPAGTLGYLDPEYYRLHYLTTKSDVYSFGVLLLEILSGRKAIDMQYDEGNIVEWAVPLIKTGDLSAILDPVLKPPPDLDALKRIANVACKCVRMRGKERPSMDKVTTALERALAQLMGSPCIEQPILPTEVILGSNRLHKKSSQRSSNRSASETTDVAEAEDQRFEFRAPSWITFPSVTSSQRRKSSVSEADVDGKNLEARNMGNMGSVGDGLKSLEEEIGPASPQENLFLQHNF, from the coding sequence ATGGAAAATTTAAGCTTTGTGACAAGAGATTTCCCCATCTGGGTATTCAAAAGCAGCATTTGGAAAGCTGGATTTTTTGTgcttgttttggttttttcgaattttttGTGCTTAGTTTGTGGGCTAGGCTCAATGTCTTCAATTGCCAGTTCTTATGGTGAAAAAGGTGCGGTTTTCTGTGGCTTGAAGTCAGATGGCTCTCATATTGTGACTTGTTATGGATCCAATTCAGCAGTTATCTATGGCACTCCTTCTCATTTGCCATTTATAGGTCTAACTGCTGGTGATGGCTTTGTTTGTGGACTATTAATGGATACAAATCAGCCATATTGTTGGGGAAGTAGTGGCTATATTCAATTGGGAGTTCCTCAGCCTATACTCAAGGGAGCTGAATATGTTGAAATCAGTGCTGGTGATTATCATTTATGTGGTTTAAGAAAGCCCTTAACGGGAAAGTGGAGAAACTACTCATATGTGGATTGCTGGGGCTATAACATGACTAAAAACTATGTGTTTGATGGGCAGATTCAGTCGATTTCAGCTGGTTCAGAGTTCAATTGTGGCCTGTTTTCACAGAACAAGACTGTTCTATGTTGGGGAGATGAAACTAGTAGCAGAGTGATCAGCTTAATTCCCAAAGAAATGAAGTTTCAAAAGATTGCAGCTGGTGGTTTTCATGTTTGTGGGATTTTAGAAGGGGTGAATTCTAGAGCCTTTTGTTGGGGAAGAAGTATAGACATTGAAGAAGAAATCCCCGTGCCTTCTTCTGGTCAGATGAATGTTGATTTGCCTCCTAATGATCCAATGTTTTCCATTGTAGGAGGAAGGTTTCATGCTTGTGGAATTAAGCGCAATGATTATGGAGTTCTTTGTTGGCAGTTTGTTGTCAAACCAAACACACCGCCTCCTAGTGGCGTTAAGGTCTATGAGATTGCAGCTGGAGACTACTTCACTTGTGGAGTTCTTCAGGACAAGTCTTTGCATCCAGTTTGTTGGGGAGTTGAATTTCCAGCCTCTCTTCCTTTAGCAGTCTCTCCTGGCCTTTGCAAAACAACGCCTTGTGCTCCTGGTTCATATGAAATTAGTGATGAACATGCCCCTTGCAAGTCTCCAAATTCCCATGTTTGTTTGCCCTGCAGCAACAGTTGCCCTGCTGAAATGTATCAGAAGGCTGAATGCACTTTGAAATCAGATAGAGTTTGTGTTTACAATTGCTCAAGTTGTTCCTCAGTTGAATGCTTCTCAAATTGTTCTTCATTGCTCTACAATGGTGTTGCAGGGAAGAAGAATGAACGGTTTTGGTCAATGCAATTGCCGGTCATCGTTGCAGAGGTTTCCTTTGCTGTGTTTCTTGTAACTGTCATTTCTCTAACTGCTATTTTATACGTGAGGTACAAGTTAAGGAACTGTAATTGCTCAGCAAAAGGGTCATCAAAGTCGTGCAAAGGCAGTGGTGTTAATGCTTCCTACCAGAAGGATAATGGCAAAATTCAACCTGACTTGGATGAACTCAAGATAAGGAGAGCTCAAATGTTCAGTTATGAGGAACTTGAGAGAGCCACTGGGGGATTTAAGGAAGAATCCCAAGTGGGAAGGGGCAGTTTTTCTTGTGTTTACAAAGGGGTACTCACAGATGGGACAATTGTTGCGGTTAAAAAGGCGATAATGTCTTCAGATAAGCAGAAGAATTTGAAGGAATTCCACACAGAGTTAGATCTATTGTCGAGATTAAACCATGCACATTTGCTCAATCTGCTAGGCTATTGCGAAGAGGGTGGTGAAAGGCTTTTGGTGTATGAGTTTATGGCTCATGGCTCTTTGCACCAACATCTTCATGGGAAGAACAAGGCCTTAAAGGAGCAACTGGATTGGATTCGAAGGGTGACAATTGCAGTCCAAGCAGCAAGAGGGATTGAATATTTGCACGGATATGCCTGCCCGCCTGTTATTCATCGCGACATCAAGTCATCAAACATCCTTATCGATGAAGAACACAATGCTAGAGTTGCTGATTTTGGTCTCTCTCTGTTGGGACCTGCAGATAGTAGTTCCCCCCTAGCTGAGCTACCTGCTGGGACCCTTGGATATCTAGATCCTGAGTATTACAGGCTCCACTATCTTACAACCAAGTCTGATGTTTATAGCTTTGGGGTGTTGCTTCTGGAGATCCTTAGTGGGCGAAAAGCTATTGATATGCAATATGATGAAGGCAATATAGTTGAATGGGCAGTTCCTTTGATCAAAACCGGAGATTTATCTGCAATTCTTGATCCAGTCTTGAAGCCTCCACCTGATCTTGATGCCTTGAAAAGGATTGCAAATGTGGCCTGTAAATGTGTGAGGATGCGAGGAAAAGAGAGGCCATCAATGGATAAGGTAACAACAGCCCTCGAACGCGCACTCGCCCAACTGATGGGCAGCCCCTGCATTGAGCAACCAATTTTGCCTACTGAGGTGATTCTGGGGAGTAATAGATTGCATAAGAAATCATCACAGAGGTCTTCAAATCGATCAGCCTCTGAAACAACTGATGTAGCTGAAGCTGAAGATCAAAGATTTGAGTTTCGAGCTCCTTCATGGATAACCTTTCCAAGTGTTACATCTTCCCAGAGGAGAAAGTCATCAGTTTCAGAAGCAGATGTTGATGGTAAGAACTTGGAAGCAAGAAATATGGGCAACATGGGAAGTGTTGGAGATGGGTTGAAGAGCTTGGAGGAAGAGATTGGACCTGCTTCTCCTCAAGAAAACTTGTTCTTGCAGCACAATTTCTAA